A stretch of Henckelia pumila isolate YLH828 chromosome 4, ASM3356847v2, whole genome shotgun sequence DNA encodes these proteins:
- the LOC140861561 gene encoding uncharacterized protein produces the protein MSSIRNPLSAILDKHVLTGPNYLNWLRNLKIFLNSKRIEYTLEKPPPFEAPTGCSLVEKFKDWCDHDMISKCYMQTSMSDELQRIFEDPKNAADIHMHLKNFFGEQTRSIRHATFKNLITLCVRDRASVHEHGLTLIGILDKIVGMDIVFPAELTTDVLLLSLPSSFDSFVVNFNMNKMDPSLEELVNMLVTYESAIKKENPTLYVGYSYGSNNRPLEKKKKRSTHTSKKNVPLTASSKSRTMATTPVKTDKTSDVCHYCKKLGH, from the coding sequence ATGTCATCGATTCGTAATCCATtatctgcaatactcgacaaacatgtaCTGACCGGTCCGAATTACCTCaattggctaagaaatttgaaaatcttCTTGAATTCAAAAAGGATAGAATATACTCTTGAGAAGCCGCCCCCTTTTGAGGCTCCGACTGGGTGCAGTCTTGTGGAAAAGTTCAaagattggtgtgaccatgacatgatatccaagtgttatatgcagacTTCTATGTCTGATGAGTTACAGAGGATTTTTGAGGATCCTAAGAATGCTGCTGATATTCATATGCATCTCAAAAATTTCTTTGGTGAGCAAACACGCTCGATTAGACATGCGACCTTCAAGAATTTAATCACTTTGTGCGTGCGAGATAGGGCTTccgtccatgagcatggcctgacGTTGATTGGGATTTTGGACAAGATTGTTGGCATGGATATTGTGTTTCCTGCcgagttgaccacagacgtgttgctcttgtcactgccgaGCTCGTTTGATtcttttgtggtgaacttcaacatgaacaagatgGATCCATCTCTTGAGGAGTTGGtaaacatgcttgttacgtatGAGTCCGCAATCAAAAAGGAAAATCCAACTCTTTATGTGGGTTATTCATATGGTTCGAATAATAGACCacttgaaaagaaaaagaagcgTTCTACCCATACTTCCAAGAAGAACGTGCCCTTGACCGCAAGCTCCAAGTCCCGTACTATGGCAACCACACCAGTAAAGACTGACAAGACTAGTGACGtctgtcattactgcaagaagcttGGACATTGA